The Scatophagus argus isolate fScaArg1 chromosome 20, fScaArg1.pri, whole genome shotgun sequence genome window below encodes:
- the cercam gene encoding procollagen galactosyltransferase 2 — translation MLIQFLVLGALLFQAQCYFSEERYPEESKMQPPTVVIAIIARNSAHSLPYYLGALERLNYPKDRISVWVATDHNSDNTTAILKEWLTVMQKFYHYIEWRPMDQPASYVGELGPKHWPNSRYEYVMKLKQAALNFARKRWADYILYADTDNILTNPDTLNLLIAENKSVIAPMLDSQGAYSNFWCGITPQGYYRRTAEYFPTRHRHRLGCFPVPMVHSTVLLDLRKEGMKNLAFFPPHEDYSWPYDDIIVFAFSCRATEIQMYLCNKERYGYLNVPAKPHHTLEDDRLNFVHVHLESMIYGPPMQPSRYVHMFPKQRDLMGFDEIYLINLRRRPDRRERMLFSLNELEIDVKVVDAVDGNALNSSDIKILGVDLLPGYYDPFSGRTLTKGEVGCFLSHFYIWKEIVDMQMDKALIFEDDVRFQANFKRRLLRLMEEVEQVELDWDIIYLGRKQVNPGKEEPVENVRNLVMADYSYWTLSYAISLQGAQKLLNAEPLSKMLPVDEFLPIMYDKHPNEDYKSHFPNRNLQAFSTHPLLVQPCHYAGEPQWVSDTETSTLWDDDSVRTDWRGSHKTLKGSAPSPDVLSGSYRDEL, via the exons ATGTTAATACAGTTTCTGGTTTTGGGGGCCTTGCTTTTCCAGGCGCAGTGTTACTTTTCGGAGGAAAGATATCCGGAGGAGTCGAAAATGCAGCCTCCTACTGTGGTAATCGCTATCATAGCCAGAAACAGTGCTCATTCCCTGCCGTACTACCTCGGAGCTCTGGAGCGACTCAACTACCCCAAAGATCGCATCTCTGTGTG GGTCGCCACCGACCACAACTCGGACAACACAACGGCCATACTGAAAGAGTGGCTTACTGTCATGCAGAAATTTTACCACTACATCGAGTGGAGACCGATGGACCAGCCAGC GTCCTATGTGGGAGAGTTGGGTCCTAAGCATTGGCCCAACAGCAGATATGAGTATGTGATGAAGCTAAAACAGGCGGCACTCAACTTTGCCAGGAAACGCTGGGCTGATTACATCCTG tATGCTGACACGGACAACATCCTCACCAACCCAGATACTCTCAACCTGCTGATAGCAGAGAACAAGTCTGTCATCGCTCCCATGCTGGACTCACAGGGCGCCTATTCCAACTTCTGGTGTGGCATCACTCCACAG GGATATTACCGTCGAACAGCAGAGTATTTCCCCACCCGTCACCGACACAGACTGGGCTGCTTCCCCGTGCCCATGGTCCACTCCACCGTGCTGCTGGATTTAAGGAAGGAAGGCATGAAGAACCTGGCATTCTTCCCTCCTCACGAGGACTATTCATGGCCTTACGACGACATCATCGTGTTCGCCTTCTCCTGCCGGGCCACTG AGATACAGATGTACCTGTGTAACAAGGAGCGCTACGGCTACCTGAACGTCCCGGCCAAACCTCACCACACCTTGGAAGATGATCGCCTCAACTTTGTCCATGTCCATCTTGAGTCCATGA TTTACGGTCCTCCAATGCAGCCCTCACGCTACGTCCATATGTTTCCCAAACAGAGAGACCTCATGGGCTTTGATGAG ATATATCTGATTAACCTGCGACGGCGTCCTGACCGTAGAGAGCGGATGTTGTTCTCTCTGAATGAGCTGGAGATTGACGTTAAGGTGGTGGACGCTGTGGATGGAAA TGCACTGAACAGCAGTGACATTAAGATCCTGGGTGTCGACCTCCTGCCAGGCTACTATGACCCGTTCTCTGGACGCACTCTGACCAAAGGAGAGGTGGGCTGTTTCCTCAGCCACTTCTACATCTGGAAGGAG aTAGTGGACATGCAAATGGATAAGGCGCTGATCTTTGAGGACGACGTTCGTTTCCAGGCCAACTTCAAACGTCGCCTCCTCAGactgatggaggaggtggagcaggtggagctgGACTGGGACATCAT ATACTTAGGCAGGAAGCAAGTGAATCCCGGAAAGGAGGAACCTGTGGAAAATGTTCGTAACTTAGTGATGGCCGACTACTCGTATTGGACTCTGTCCTACGCCATCTCCCTGCAGGGAGCCCAGAAGCTGCTCAATGCAGAGCCACTGTCCAAGATGCTGCCTGTTGATGAATTCTTGCCCATCATGTATGACAAACATCCCAA TGAGGACTACAAGTCCCATTTCCCCAACAGGAACTTACAAGCCTTCAGCACACACCCCCTTCTGGTCCAGCCTTGTCACTACGCTGGTGAGCCCCAGTGGGTGAGCGACACTGAGACGTCCACTCTGTGGGATGATGACTCTGTGCGCACCGATTGGAGGGGTTCCCACAAGACCCTGAAAGGGTCTGCGCCGTCGCCCGACGTGCTGTCGGGTTCCTACAGGGATGAACTTTAG
- the urm1 gene encoding ubiquitin-related modifier 1 isoform X1, whose amino-acid sequence MAAPIAIHLEFGGGAELLFNGVKEHHVTLPSQSEPCFVCVCFLGDMKQLLVWIQRNLLKERPELFVQGDSVRPGILVLINDADWELMGQLDYQLQDQDNIVFISTLHGG is encoded by the exons TGGTGGAGCAGAACTGCTATTTAATGGTGTGAAGGAACATCATGTGACTCTTCCAAGCCAGTCCGAACCTT gctttgtgtgtgtgtgttttctaggGGACATGAAGCAGCTGCTGGTCTGGATCCAACGGAACCTCCTGAAGGAAAGGCCCGAGCTCTTTGTCCAGGGAgactctgt GAGACCTGGGATTCTGGTGCTTATCAATGATGCAGACTGGGAGCTAATG GGGCAGCTGGACTACCAGCTGCAGGACCAAGACaacattgtgtttatttctacTCTTCATGGAGGATAG